Sequence from the Candidatus Krumholzibacteriota bacterium genome:
GGCAAGGTCGCCGAGATAACCGATGTCGCGGTCAATGACGCTGAAAAAGGAAAACTTATTGTCAGGGTCGAAGACACGCTTGTGGGCAGCGTAAGGCGGGTCCCGCTCGATATGGTCGTTCTCAGCACCGGGCTTGAAGGGCACGATACTCTTCCGGCGATCGCGAAAAAATGCAGCGTATCGATAGGAAGAGACGGGTTTATAATCGAGAAACATCCGAAACTCGGTCCGGTATCGACCGCCACCGATGGCGTCTTCATCGCTGGAGCCTGCCAGTCTCCAAAAGATATTCCAGATACTGTCGCGCAGGCATCAGCAGCTTCAAGCGCCGTGCTTTCGATGATCACAAGGGAAAAGATCGAGATCGAAGCGGCTACCGCGGAAGTCGATGAAGAAAAGTGTTCAGGGTGCAAATTGTGCAATACGCTATGTCCGTATCTCGCGGTGAAATACGATGAAGAAAAGGGTGTATCTGTCGTCAATCAGGCGCTATGCAAGGGTTGCGGGACATGCGTGGCAGGATGTCCCAGCGGCGCGATATCAGCAAAGCACTTTGAGGATCGACAGATATTCGCAGAAATAGAAGGTATCTTTTCAGGATTATAAAACCTGTTTCCAAGCCCGAAGGGATAATAGATATGTCATTTGAACCGAAGATCGTTGGTTTCCTCTGCAACTGGTGTTCCTACACCGGAGCAGATCTTGCGGGAACCGCGAGGATAAAGTATTCGCCCAATATCCGATCGATAAGGGTGATGTGCAGCGGAAGGATTGAGCCGACTTTCATAGTGAAAGCTTTATACGAGGGGGCTGACGGTGTTCTGATAGCGGGATGCCATCCAGGCGACTGTCATTACCAGGAAGGTAACTATAAGGCTCTGAGAAGGCACAGGATGCTGAGGCTGATCCTCCCAGGTTTCGGCATTGAACCTGAAAGAGTCCGGCTTGAATGGGTCGCAGCTTCAGAAGGGGAGAGATTCGCGACGATCGTGGACGAATTTACCGAACAGATCAGGAAGCTTGGCCCCCTTAACGTCCGCGATTCACTTGAAATGATCCTGAGTGAGGATGTCATTTTAAATCTCGATTCAGCCATGGAAGAAGGCGGTGACGCCAATGAAGCTTAAAACTGGAATATATTGGGGAGCAGGTTGCGGTGGATGCGATGTGGCGGTTCTGGACGTACACGAGAAGATCCTTACTGTGGCCGAGAAAATGGAACTTCTGTTCTGGCCGATCGCGATGGACTTCAAA
This genomic interval carries:
- a CDS encoding hydrogenase iron-sulfur subunit, translated to MSFEPKIVGFLCNWCSYTGADLAGTARIKYSPNIRSIRVMCSGRIEPTFIVKALYEGADGVLIAGCHPGDCHYQEGNYKALRRHRMLRLILPGFGIEPERVRLEWVAASEGERFATIVDEFTEQIRKLGPLNVRDSLEMILSEDVILNLDSAMEEGGDANEA